One window from the genome of Pyrus communis chromosome 16, drPyrComm1.1, whole genome shotgun sequence encodes:
- the LOC137720026 gene encoding dual specificity protein kinase YAK1 homolog isoform X2 — MDELSPSPQSKDSAASSWRPGQLAFSPYSTQSEAANNKSQCLRVLVRRPFVARLTKDIVETYQICNPQFKYSEELNPKRYLTTPSSGVLNDGYDNVNSDLILTVNFVLVNLDTQRRYIVKDVLGHGTFGQVAKCLVPQTNSFVAVKIIKNQPAYYQQALVEVSILTTLNKKYDPEDKHHIVRIYDYFVCHRHLCICFELLDTNLYELIKINHFRGLSLTIVQLFSKQILHGLALLKDAGIIHCDLKPENILLCTSVKPAEIKIIDFGSACMEDRTVYSYIQSRYYRSPEVLLGYQYTTSIDMWSFGCIVAELFLGLPLFPGASEFDLLRRMLEILGGQPPDYVLKEAKNTSKFFKCIRSVHNMENGELSANGKSAYQALTEAEYEARELKRPSIGKEYFNHMNLEEIVTNYPYRKNLPKEDMVKENQIRLALVDFLRGLVEFDPAKRWSPVQASKHPFVTGEPFTRPYKPPSETPRMPVSQNIRVDHHPGGGHWFAAGLSPNIPGRNRVSIHSSPHFQVVPYAHANSYGSVGSHGSYNDGTGLGSSYGSYGDTSNIFAYYSPVGPSGMNMHAQGNVSMLGSSPDARRRIVQYSHGNGLGMSPSAGSFAPLPLGTSPSQFTPPSSYGQVSTGSPGHYGPTSPARGNCHGSPLGKMAAVSQFNRRKSWGYPGGSQTQESSSTHWQGQATDGTSSSQAEGNSQMLGSSPSLLHLSSNAGSWKQPRGGGGISAGYLAQNMPASITVGSHIQFTKTTGVSHEKAEAIQSLPDPGDWDPNYSDELLLQEDGSDVSCFTAEFSQGMHFSSAETLVGSGRFNHAPNSSTGPSFQRKNGPIQSFPHAEVGSPPPTTEPLAGYMRVSKPSHFMPHISQNSPSRLGQQYQLSNHGRPTNSRGNDWNHMKMQPPSPNFNSGGPHSPGNSSFSNGMSWGHRASHPITSIPPASRGRKDYGRIS; from the exons ATGGATGAGCTCAGCCCTAGTCCTCAATCCAAAGACTCTGCTGCTTCTTCGTGGCGTCCCGGCCAGCTCGCATTTAGTCCTTATTCTACGCAGAGTGAAGCTGCCAACAACAAATCCCAATGTCTGCGTGTCCTTGTCAGGAGACCC TTTGTGGCAAGGCTAACCAAGGACATAGTTGAAACATATCAAATATGCAATCCACAGTTCAAGTATTCAGAAGAATTGAATCCAAAGAGATATTTGACCACCCCTTCAAGTGGAGTACTCAACGATGGCTATGATAATGTCAACTCAGATCTTATTTTGACTGTAAACTTTGTCTTGGTCAATCTAGACACACAGCGAAG ATACATTGTCAAAGATGTTCTTGGCCATGGGACATTTGGCCAGGTTGCTAAATGCTTGGTTCCACAGACTAACAGCTTCGTAGCTGTGAAGATCATCAAAAATCAACCAGCATACTATCAACAAGCCCTGGTTGAAGTATCCATTTTGACAACG ttaaataagaaatatgatccTGAGGATAAGCATCACATTGTGCGTATATATGATTACTTTGTGTGTCATCGTCATTTGTGCATTTGCTTTGAACTGCTTGATACGAATCT GTATGAGCTTATCAAGATAAATCATTTCAGGGGACTATCCCTGACCATTGTTCAATTGTTTTCCAAACAA ATTCTACATGGGTTGGCTCTGTTAAAAGATGCTGGGATAATTCACTGTGATCTGAAGCCGGAAAACATTCTTTTGTGTACAAG TGTTAAGCCAGcagaaattaaaattattgaCTTTGGATCAGCCTGCATGGAAGATCGAACTGTTTACTCCTACATCCAG AGTCGTTACTATAGATCTCCTGAAGTTCTCCTTGGGTATCA ATATACTACTTCTATCGATATGTGGTCCTTTGGATGTATAGTCGCCGAATTGTTTCTGGGGTTGCCATTGTTCCCAGGAGCTTCAGAATTTGACCTCCTAAGGCGTATGCTTGAAATACTTGG AGGGCAACCCCCTGATTATGTACTTAAGGAGGCAAAAAACACAAGCAAGTTCTTTAAGTGCATTCGGAGTGTGCACAATATGGAGAATGGGGAACTTTCTGCAAATGGAAAAAGTGCTTATCAAGCATTAACAGAAGCAGAATATGAAGCT AGAGAATTGAAAAGGCCATCAATTGGGAAAGAGTATTTTAATCATATGAACCTTGAAGAAATTGTTACAAACTATCCGTATAGGAAGAACTTGCCTAAGGAAGACATGGTTAAAG AAAATCAAATAAGACTAGCTTTGGTTGATTTTTTGAGGGGACTGGTTGAGTTTGATCCTGCAAAACGCTGGTCACCTGTTCAG GCTTCAAAACACCCTTTTGTTACGGGGGAGCCTTTTACACGCCCTTATAAACCTCCCTCGGAGACCCCTCGCATG CCCGTTTCTCAAAACATAAGGGTGGACCATCATCCTGGTGGTGGGCATTGGTTTGCGGCTGGTTTATCTCCGAAT ATTCCAGGCAGAAATAGGGTCTCCATTCATAGCAGCCCACATTTTCAGGTGGTGCCATATGCACATGCTAATAGCTATGGCAGTGTAGGAAGCCATGGTAGCTATAATGATGGTACTGGATTGGGAAGCAGCTATGGAAGTTATGGAGATACTAGTAATATATTTGCTTATTATTCCCCGGTTGGCCCTTCTGGGATGAACATGCATgcacaaggtaatgtatcaATGCTTGGAAGTAGTCCGGATGCAAGACGGAGAATTGTTCAGTATTCACATGGAAATGGACTTGGTATGAGTCCTTCAGCAGGAAGCTTTGCTCCACTACCTCTAGGCACTAGTCCTTCGCAATTTACTCCGCCAAGCTCCTACGGTCAAGTTTCTACTGGCTCTCCAGGACATTATGGTCCAACTTCTCCAGCAAGGGGCAATTGTCATGGATCACCTTTAGGAAAGATGGCTGCTGTTAGCCAGTTTAATAGACGAAAAAGTTGGGGATATCCTGGAGGTTCTCAAACTCAAGAAAGTTCATCAACACATTGGCAAGGGCAAGCTACTGATGGCACCAGTTCTAGCCAAGCTGAGGGAAACTCTCAAATGCTAGGTAGTTCACCATCACTTCTGCATTTAAGCTCGAATGCTGGAAGCTGGAAGCAGCCAAGAGGAGGCGGTGGTATTTCTGCTGGGTACTTAGCCCAGAACATGCCAGCTTCCATCACAGTTGGCTCCCATATACAATTCACAAAGACCACGGGAGTGTCTCATGAAAAGGCCGAGGCTATCCAGTCGTTGCCTGATCCTGGGGATTGGGATCCCAACTATAG TGATGAACTTCTTCTGCAAGAAGATGGTTCGGATGTAAGCTGCTTTACTGCTGAGTTCAGCCAAGGCATGCATTTTAGTTCTGCAGAGACATTGGTTGGGTCCGGAAGATTTAACCATGCGCCAAATTCAAGCACAGGCCCATCCTTTCAAAG AAAAAATGGACCCATTCAATCATTTCCACATGCAGAGGTGGGTAGCCCTCCTCCAACTACTGAACCACTTGCAGGATACATGCGTGTGTCAAAACCTTCTCATTTCATGCCTCACATATCACAAAATTCTCCAAGCCGCTTGGGACAGCAATATCAGCTGTCAAATCATGGACGACCCACCAATTCTCGTGGTAATGATTGGAATCATATGAAGATGCAGCCCCCTTCTCCCAATTTTAACTCTGGAGGCCCACATTCTCCAGGAAATAGCTCATTCAGCAATGGCATGTCATGGG GGCACAGAGCCAGTCATCCCATCACTAGCATTCCACCTGCATCTCGAGGAAGAAAGGACTATGGAAGGATTTCTTga
- the LOC137720026 gene encoding dual specificity protein kinase YAK1 homolog isoform X1, with protein MDELSPSPQSKDSAASSWRPGQLAFSPYSTQSEAANNKSQCLRVLVRRPFVARLTKDIVETYQICNPQFKYSEELNPKRYLTTPSSGVLNDGYDNVNSDLILTVNFVLVNLDTQRRYIVKDVLGHGTFGQVAKCLVPQTNSFVAVKIIKNQPAYYQQALVEVSILTTLNKKYDPEDKHHIVRIYDYFVCHRHLCICFELLDTNLYELIKINHFRGLSLTIVQLFSKQILHGLALLKDAGIIHCDLKPENILLCTSNSVKPAEIKIIDFGSACMEDRTVYSYIQSRYYRSPEVLLGYQYTTSIDMWSFGCIVAELFLGLPLFPGASEFDLLRRMLEILGGQPPDYVLKEAKNTSKFFKCIRSVHNMENGELSANGKSAYQALTEAEYEARELKRPSIGKEYFNHMNLEEIVTNYPYRKNLPKEDMVKENQIRLALVDFLRGLVEFDPAKRWSPVQASKHPFVTGEPFTRPYKPPSETPRMPVSQNIRVDHHPGGGHWFAAGLSPNIPGRNRVSIHSSPHFQVVPYAHANSYGSVGSHGSYNDGTGLGSSYGSYGDTSNIFAYYSPVGPSGMNMHAQGNVSMLGSSPDARRRIVQYSHGNGLGMSPSAGSFAPLPLGTSPSQFTPPSSYGQVSTGSPGHYGPTSPARGNCHGSPLGKMAAVSQFNRRKSWGYPGGSQTQESSSTHWQGQATDGTSSSQAEGNSQMLGSSPSLLHLSSNAGSWKQPRGGGGISAGYLAQNMPASITVGSHIQFTKTTGVSHEKAEAIQSLPDPGDWDPNYSDELLLQEDGSDVSCFTAEFSQGMHFSSAETLVGSGRFNHAPNSSTGPSFQRKNGPIQSFPHAEVGSPPPTTEPLAGYMRVSKPSHFMPHISQNSPSRLGQQYQLSNHGRPTNSRGNDWNHMKMQPPSPNFNSGGPHSPGNSSFSNGMSWGHRASHPITSIPPASRGRKDYGRIS; from the exons ATGGATGAGCTCAGCCCTAGTCCTCAATCCAAAGACTCTGCTGCTTCTTCGTGGCGTCCCGGCCAGCTCGCATTTAGTCCTTATTCTACGCAGAGTGAAGCTGCCAACAACAAATCCCAATGTCTGCGTGTCCTTGTCAGGAGACCC TTTGTGGCAAGGCTAACCAAGGACATAGTTGAAACATATCAAATATGCAATCCACAGTTCAAGTATTCAGAAGAATTGAATCCAAAGAGATATTTGACCACCCCTTCAAGTGGAGTACTCAACGATGGCTATGATAATGTCAACTCAGATCTTATTTTGACTGTAAACTTTGTCTTGGTCAATCTAGACACACAGCGAAG ATACATTGTCAAAGATGTTCTTGGCCATGGGACATTTGGCCAGGTTGCTAAATGCTTGGTTCCACAGACTAACAGCTTCGTAGCTGTGAAGATCATCAAAAATCAACCAGCATACTATCAACAAGCCCTGGTTGAAGTATCCATTTTGACAACG ttaaataagaaatatgatccTGAGGATAAGCATCACATTGTGCGTATATATGATTACTTTGTGTGTCATCGTCATTTGTGCATTTGCTTTGAACTGCTTGATACGAATCT GTATGAGCTTATCAAGATAAATCATTTCAGGGGACTATCCCTGACCATTGTTCAATTGTTTTCCAAACAA ATTCTACATGGGTTGGCTCTGTTAAAAGATGCTGGGATAATTCACTGTGATCTGAAGCCGGAAAACATTCTTTTGTGTACAAG CAACAGTGTTAAGCCAGcagaaattaaaattattgaCTTTGGATCAGCCTGCATGGAAGATCGAACTGTTTACTCCTACATCCAG AGTCGTTACTATAGATCTCCTGAAGTTCTCCTTGGGTATCA ATATACTACTTCTATCGATATGTGGTCCTTTGGATGTATAGTCGCCGAATTGTTTCTGGGGTTGCCATTGTTCCCAGGAGCTTCAGAATTTGACCTCCTAAGGCGTATGCTTGAAATACTTGG AGGGCAACCCCCTGATTATGTACTTAAGGAGGCAAAAAACACAAGCAAGTTCTTTAAGTGCATTCGGAGTGTGCACAATATGGAGAATGGGGAACTTTCTGCAAATGGAAAAAGTGCTTATCAAGCATTAACAGAAGCAGAATATGAAGCT AGAGAATTGAAAAGGCCATCAATTGGGAAAGAGTATTTTAATCATATGAACCTTGAAGAAATTGTTACAAACTATCCGTATAGGAAGAACTTGCCTAAGGAAGACATGGTTAAAG AAAATCAAATAAGACTAGCTTTGGTTGATTTTTTGAGGGGACTGGTTGAGTTTGATCCTGCAAAACGCTGGTCACCTGTTCAG GCTTCAAAACACCCTTTTGTTACGGGGGAGCCTTTTACACGCCCTTATAAACCTCCCTCGGAGACCCCTCGCATG CCCGTTTCTCAAAACATAAGGGTGGACCATCATCCTGGTGGTGGGCATTGGTTTGCGGCTGGTTTATCTCCGAAT ATTCCAGGCAGAAATAGGGTCTCCATTCATAGCAGCCCACATTTTCAGGTGGTGCCATATGCACATGCTAATAGCTATGGCAGTGTAGGAAGCCATGGTAGCTATAATGATGGTACTGGATTGGGAAGCAGCTATGGAAGTTATGGAGATACTAGTAATATATTTGCTTATTATTCCCCGGTTGGCCCTTCTGGGATGAACATGCATgcacaaggtaatgtatcaATGCTTGGAAGTAGTCCGGATGCAAGACGGAGAATTGTTCAGTATTCACATGGAAATGGACTTGGTATGAGTCCTTCAGCAGGAAGCTTTGCTCCACTACCTCTAGGCACTAGTCCTTCGCAATTTACTCCGCCAAGCTCCTACGGTCAAGTTTCTACTGGCTCTCCAGGACATTATGGTCCAACTTCTCCAGCAAGGGGCAATTGTCATGGATCACCTTTAGGAAAGATGGCTGCTGTTAGCCAGTTTAATAGACGAAAAAGTTGGGGATATCCTGGAGGTTCTCAAACTCAAGAAAGTTCATCAACACATTGGCAAGGGCAAGCTACTGATGGCACCAGTTCTAGCCAAGCTGAGGGAAACTCTCAAATGCTAGGTAGTTCACCATCACTTCTGCATTTAAGCTCGAATGCTGGAAGCTGGAAGCAGCCAAGAGGAGGCGGTGGTATTTCTGCTGGGTACTTAGCCCAGAACATGCCAGCTTCCATCACAGTTGGCTCCCATATACAATTCACAAAGACCACGGGAGTGTCTCATGAAAAGGCCGAGGCTATCCAGTCGTTGCCTGATCCTGGGGATTGGGATCCCAACTATAG TGATGAACTTCTTCTGCAAGAAGATGGTTCGGATGTAAGCTGCTTTACTGCTGAGTTCAGCCAAGGCATGCATTTTAGTTCTGCAGAGACATTGGTTGGGTCCGGAAGATTTAACCATGCGCCAAATTCAAGCACAGGCCCATCCTTTCAAAG AAAAAATGGACCCATTCAATCATTTCCACATGCAGAGGTGGGTAGCCCTCCTCCAACTACTGAACCACTTGCAGGATACATGCGTGTGTCAAAACCTTCTCATTTCATGCCTCACATATCACAAAATTCTCCAAGCCGCTTGGGACAGCAATATCAGCTGTCAAATCATGGACGACCCACCAATTCTCGTGGTAATGATTGGAATCATATGAAGATGCAGCCCCCTTCTCCCAATTTTAACTCTGGAGGCCCACATTCTCCAGGAAATAGCTCATTCAGCAATGGCATGTCATGGG GGCACAGAGCCAGTCATCCCATCACTAGCATTCCACCTGCATCTCGAGGAAGAAAGGACTATGGAAGGATTTCTTga